Proteins from one Mucilaginibacter jinjuensis genomic window:
- a CDS encoding macrolide family glycosyltransferase — protein sequence MANVLFLGMPSHGHVNPTLGLVAELSLHGEKVYYFASDYFRTKIEAAGAIFLAYNEDLDIFKAAGKPGQGGGLMSVASKAPSVIADILAQTAPLKFDYLIHSAAFPFTGALEQLFKIPSISSLAVFAGLDSFKNIGSFKLPDDIMQQYQETAAQLTAAYGVTMPGHPLELMLYNSPLKLVYTSRYFAPPSDYLDDSCRFVGPPIYDRHEDLDFPFERLAGKRVLYISLGTVFGVFDPKLYEMFVTAFKDWDGIVVMAAHGVKLNDSQFPEHFVVRDYVPQNALLKYADVAITHAGMNSMSDLISNKVPFVSLPMGADQPLLAARAEELGATIKLDVRQLNPELLKNAIEVVMNDPAYLTAIRQINVSFREAGGYPKAVDEIFLFLGR from the coding sequence ATGGCGAACGTTTTATTTTTAGGAATGCCCTCCCACGGGCATGTGAATCCCACTTTAGGGCTGGTGGCCGAACTAAGCCTTCATGGTGAAAAGGTCTACTATTTTGCATCCGACTATTTTCGCACGAAGATCGAAGCGGCGGGCGCCATATTTTTGGCCTATAATGAAGATTTGGATATTTTTAAGGCAGCCGGCAAACCCGGGCAGGGCGGCGGACTAATGAGTGTCGCCAGCAAGGCACCTTCGGTAATAGCGGATATTTTAGCACAAACAGCCCCGCTGAAATTTGACTACCTGATCCATTCGGCTGCGTTTCCGTTTACCGGCGCTTTGGAGCAGTTGTTTAAAATTCCTTCGATTTCTTCACTGGCGGTGTTTGCCGGCCTCGACAGCTTTAAAAATATCGGCAGTTTTAAATTACCGGACGATATCATGCAGCAGTATCAGGAAACTGCCGCGCAGTTAACGGCTGCCTATGGCGTCACCATGCCCGGCCATCCGTTGGAACTAATGCTATATAACAGCCCGCTGAAACTGGTTTATACCTCGCGTTATTTTGCGCCGCCCTCTGATTACCTCGACGATAGCTGCCGCTTTGTCGGACCGCCAATCTATGATCGTCATGAAGACCTGGACTTTCCTTTTGAACGGCTGGCAGGCAAACGCGTGTTATATATTTCCCTCGGAACGGTCTTCGGAGTCTTTGATCCGAAACTATACGAGATGTTTGTTACTGCTTTTAAGGATTGGGACGGCATTGTGGTCATGGCAGCGCATGGCGTTAAGCTGAATGACAGCCAGTTCCCGGAACATTTTGTAGTGCGCGACTATGTGCCGCAGAATGCGCTCCTGAAATATGCCGACGTAGCAATTACCCATGCAGGCATGAACAGCATGAGCGACCTGATCAGTAACAAAGTGCCTTTTGTAAGCTTGCCGATGGGCGCCGATCAACCCTTGCTGGCAGCACGTGCCGAGGAGCTCGGGGCGACCATCAAATTAGATGTGCGGCAGCTGAACCCGGAACTGTTAAAGAATGCGATAGAGGTCGTCATGAATGACCCCGCCTACCTGACGGCTATCCGGCAGATCAATGTGTCTTTTAGAGAGGCCGGAGGTTATCCTAAAGCAGTGGATGAGATCTTCTTGTTCCTCGGGCGATGA
- a CDS encoding EamA family transporter → MKNRNNPSPIVLVFAFIAIYFIWGTSYLAIIYALKGLKPFTISAFRYLAAGLLLIIWIWIQKASWPSGNDRKVLVISGILMLSGGSGLVVVGEQYISSGAAAIIVATEPLFFVLFDRYRWNLYFSSKRIIAGLFLGFAGIVLFTYFTPDRTAGLHARPVLGTIITLLSAVSWVAGALYANHRLTSGARNLSNSAIQLIAAGLFSGIIAGVKGEFSTLFEVAIPISAWLGLTYLIIMGSLIAYLSFNWLITVQPPAVVSTHTYVNPIIAIFMGWLLAAESLSRIQLIALGFVMAGVVLTQLNKQKIAS, encoded by the coding sequence ATGAAAAACCGTAATAATCCATCGCCTATAGTATTGGTATTCGCTTTTATAGCTATTTATTTCATATGGGGAACAAGTTATCTGGCTATCATTTATGCCCTGAAAGGGCTTAAACCCTTTACGATTTCAGCTTTTAGATACTTGGCTGCTGGGCTTTTGCTGATCATTTGGATATGGATTCAAAAAGCCAGTTGGCCTAGTGGAAACGACAGAAAGGTTTTGGTCATCAGCGGCATTTTGATGCTAAGCGGGGGCTCAGGCCTGGTCGTCGTAGGAGAACAATATATTAGTTCCGGGGCGGCTGCGATTATAGTGGCTACAGAACCGCTTTTCTTTGTTTTGTTCGACCGTTATCGCTGGAATCTGTATTTTTCCAGCAAACGAATTATTGCGGGTTTATTTTTGGGGTTTGCCGGGATCGTATTGTTCACGTATTTTACACCAGACCGCACCGCGGGACTCCACGCACGGCCTGTTTTAGGAACGATAATCACTTTATTAAGCGCAGTGTCTTGGGTAGCAGGTGCTTTATATGCCAACCATAGATTAACATCGGGTGCACGGAACTTAAGTAACAGCGCTATTCAACTCATTGCTGCGGGATTGTTTTCAGGTATAATTGCTGGCGTTAAAGGTGAATTTTCCACTCTTTTTGAAGTTGCAATTCCGATAAGCGCGTGGCTGGGGCTAACATACCTTATTATTATGGGATCGCTAATTGCCTACCTGTCTTTCAACTGGCTGATCACCGTACAACCGCCCGCCGTCGTAAGTACTCATACCTATGTAAATCCTATTATTGCGATATTTATGGGTTGGTTGCTTGCGGCGGAGTCTCTATCCCGGATACAACTGATTGCTTTAGGGTTCGTAATGGCCGGCGTGGTCCTCACGCAATTAAATAAGCAGAAAATAGCTAGCTAA
- a CDS encoding low affinity iron permease family protein, whose amino-acid sequence MTKKKNLFERFSNWATNATGSSAAFIIAALTIIVWAAAGPVAHYSETWQLIINTGTTIVTFLMVFLIQKSQNKDSKAIHLKLNELIASHEGSSNRMVSLEDLSEAELDQLRKFYMTLSRLATSEDDITCTHSIDAAEENHQIKVGHYRGRKSYAAGRSGQPSEKDVPAKPATKKAVAKEVAKTR is encoded by the coding sequence ATGACCAAGAAAAAAAATTTATTTGAACGCTTTTCAAACTGGGCGACCAATGCCACAGGAAGTTCCGCCGCTTTTATCATTGCCGCTTTGACCATCATCGTCTGGGCTGCGGCCGGCCCGGTCGCCCATTATTCCGAGACTTGGCAACTAATTATTAATACGGGCACCACCATCGTTACTTTCCTGATGGTGTTCCTGATCCAGAAATCACAGAACAAGGACTCCAAAGCGATCCACCTGAAGCTGAATGAGCTGATAGCCTCGCACGAAGGCAGCAGCAACAGAATGGTCAGCCTGGAAGATCTGAGCGAAGCTGAACTGGACCAGCTTCGGAAATTCTACATGACCTTATCCCGCCTGGCGACCAGCGAAGATGACATTACCTGTACCCACTCTATAGACGCAGCGGAAGAAAATCACCAGATCAAAGTAGGCCATTACCGGGGAAGGAAAAGTTATGCCGCCGGACGTTCTGGCCAGCCCAGTGAAAAGGATGTGCCGGCAAAACCGGCAACCAAAAAGGCCGTGGCTAAGGAGGTGGCCAAGACAAGATGA
- a CDS encoding CGNR zinc finger domain-containing protein produces MNQISTVTTMTLDGGVSCLDFVNSGYDREKDVVAERLHTYDDLLILSARLELFDGRTVARLKAAAKNEPDTAEKALQSAKEIREMLYQLLIGHGRNISSKSDLEILDQANHLFIQALQFRVLRRDNGGIKFVLRLENAGLYAPVWKLVLSAYDLLNSGSLHLIKQCGRCAWLFLDQTKSHRKKWCSMESCGNSQKTKRYYLKKKNEQRTPNA; encoded by the coding sequence ATGAACCAAATCAGCACGGTCACAACGATGACACTGGATGGCGGAGTAAGTTGCCTCGATTTTGTAAATTCAGGTTATGACCGGGAAAAGGACGTCGTTGCTGAAAGGCTTCATACCTACGACGATCTGTTAATTTTGTCAGCAAGGCTCGAACTTTTTGATGGAAGGACTGTGGCTCGTCTCAAAGCTGCGGCTAAGAACGAACCGGACACTGCGGAAAAGGCCCTTCAATCCGCCAAAGAAATCCGAGAAATGCTTTATCAGCTTCTTATAGGTCATGGCCGGAATATATCAAGCAAATCAGATCTGGAAATTTTAGACCAGGCCAACCATCTTTTTATACAGGCATTGCAATTCAGGGTATTAAGGCGTGACAATGGTGGAATTAAATTTGTGCTGCGCCTGGAAAACGCGGGCTTATATGCTCCGGTGTGGAAGCTTGTTCTATCCGCCTATGACCTGTTGAACTCCGGCAGTTTGCACCTCATTAAACAGTGCGGACGCTGCGCCTGGCTTTTTTTAGACCAAACAAAGAGCCACCGCAAGAAATGGTGCTCCATGGAATCTTGCGGTAACAGTCAGAAAACAAAACGCTATTATTTGAAAAAGAAAAATGAACAGAGAACACCTAACGCGTAA